Proteins from a genomic interval of Cucumis melo cultivar AY chromosome 7, USDA_Cmelo_AY_1.0, whole genome shotgun sequence:
- the LOC103502428 gene encoding receptor-like protein kinase FERONIA, whose product MGEYVSKRASSTTIISLFSFFILSIPVAGDSQPPYTPIDNIPIKCGFNGNSSVLGDPRSWTGDVNSKFFPSDLHYNHDSIALSALTQPSSALYATTRLSPSQFAYSFPVSPGQKFIRLYFYSASYPNFDRSKAFFSVKLGLFSTLLHDFNASLNADASGSDEMVREFCVCVDGNDEKLNLTFTPSNQDSYAFISGIEIVSMPSFLYYTPMDPNDGGLSRRDLKLVGQNNQFFRIEKYTSLETVYRVNIGGPPIPPVEDTGMFRTWSDDNNLLDEYIYDDARLINTTIHLNYRLIPPYTAPELVYQTAWTMGPNETLNKSYNLTWEYPVDPGFYYMLRLHFCELEPLINHMNDRLFLIYIKDMIAEQNMDVFGLANGKGVPYLKDYIVLVPSAGTTKKKVNLSVKLQASSDEWKTKWASVLLNGIEIFKLNDSNGNLAGQNPDPPLIFSPTQTHPLSSKTKSKVVIVVVIPVVAGVLVVVLALGLFVLHRCKTCTDHSSSDGTSWWAPYSISTNKSSKTRSWNLPSDLCRYFSLSEIRAATKNFDDIFIIGVGGFGNVYKGYIDDGGTQVAIKRLKQGSKQGAHEFKTEIEMLSQLRHLHLVSLIGFCNDENEMILVYDYMSHGTLRSHLYGNNEQPLTWKQRLQICIGAARGLHYLHTGTKHIIIHRDVKTTNILLDEKWMAKVSDFGLSKVGPMNMSKAHISTVVKGSFGYLDPEYYRRQQLTEKSDVYSFGVVLCEVLCARPPLMRVADKKQTHIAGWVQRCAQNNTIAQIIDPNIKNEISPECMRKFVEIAVSCIQDEGIRRPSMNDVVWSLEFALQLQDASKKNGGEDGVKGVGGECGRDEEREMEKEEEESIFSSSVDRKSVGSSDMTTLNSEESGKGMSRTVFSETLEPTAR is encoded by the coding sequence ATGGGAGAATATGTGAGTAAACGTGCTTCTTCAACCACAATCATATCcctattttctttcttcattctcTCCATTCCTGTTGCCGGTGACTCACAACCGCCCTACACTCCCATCGATAATATACCTATTAAGTGTGGTTTTAATGGGAACTCATCTGTACTTGGCGACCCTCGATCATGGACCGGAGATGTCAACTCAAAGTTCTTCCCTTCTGATCTCCATTACAACCACGACTCAATTGCTTTGTCCGCACTCACGCAACCTTCTTCCGCCCTTTATGCAACAACACGGTTGTCCCCTTCCCAATTTGCCTACTCTTTTCCGGTTAGTCCAGGCCAGAAGTTCATTCGCCTTTACTTCTACTCTGCTTCTTACCCCAACTTTGACCGCTCCAAAGCCTTCTTCTCTGTTAAACTGGGTCTCTTCTCCACTCTTCTCCATGACTTCAATGCTTCTCTCAATGCCGATGCTTCTGGTTCAGATGAAATGGTTAGGGAATTCTGTGTGTGTGTGGATGGAAACGATGAGAAGCTCAATCTAACATTCACTCCCTCAAATCAAGACTCGTATGCCTTTATTAGTGGGATTGAGATTGTATCCATGCCCTCATTCCTTTATTATACACCAATGGATCCCAACGATGGAGGATTAAGTAGACGAGATTTAAAGCTCGTCGGCCAAAACAatcaattctttcgaattgaGAAATACACATCTTTGGAGACGGTGTACAGAGTAAATATTGGTGGACCACCCATCCCCCCTGTTGAGGACACTGGAATGTTTCGAACTTGGTCAGATGACAAcaatttgttggatgaatacaTATACGATGATGCTCGACTTATAAATACAACAATCCATCTCAACTACCGTTTAATACCACCCTACACCGCACCAGAACTCGTGTATCAAACTGCTTGGACAATGGGACCCAATGAAACGCTCAACAAGAGCTACAATCTCACATGGGAGTACCCTGTAGATCCCGGGTTCTATTACATGCTTCGTCTTCATTTTTGCGAGCTTGAACCCCTAATCAATCACATGAATGACAGATTGTTCTTAATATACATCAAAGACATGATCGCTGAGCAGAATATGGATGTGTTTGGTTTGGCTAATGGGAAAGGAGTTCCATATCTCAAAGATTACATAGTTTTGGTACCTTCTGCAGGTACTACCAAAAAGAAAGTGAATCTCTCTGTTAAGCTGCAAGCAAGTTCAGATGAGTGGAAAACTAAATGGGCATCTGTTCTCTTGAATGGAATTGAAATCTTCAAGTTAAATGACTCAAATGGTAATCTAGCTGGACAAAATCCAGATCCGCCTCTTATCTTCTCCCCTACTCAAACTCATCCGTTGTCATCAAAAACAAAGAGTAAAGTGGTGATAGTTGTAGTAATACCCGTAGTAGCGGGAGTTCTGGTTGTTGTGTTAGCTTTAGGTTTGTTTGTTTTACATCGATGCAAAACATGTACAGACCACAGCTCGAGTGATGGAACTTCGTGGTGGGCTCCATATTCTATATCAACCAACAAATCAAGCAAGACCCGCAGCTGGAATCTCCCTTCTGATTTATGTCGTTACTTTTCACTATCCGAGATTAGAGCCGCCACCAAAAATTTTGACGACATTTTCATCATTGGCGTTGGCGGATTTGGTAACGTGTACAAGGGTTACATTGATGATGGAGGCACCCAAGTGGCAATTAAGCGGTTAAAACAAGGTTCAAAACAGGGAGCGCATGAGTTCAAGACAGAGATCGAGATGCTGTCCCAACTCCGCCATCTCCATCTTGTTTCCCTAATAGGATTTTGTaatgatgaaaatgaaatgATTCTGGTGTATGATTACATGTCTCATGGAACACTTCGAAGTCACCTTTACGGGAACAATGAACAACCTCTCACATGGAAACAACGCCTCCAAATTTGCATTGGAGCTGCAAGAGGGCTACACTACCTCCACACCGGCACCAAACACATAATCATCCATCGTGACGTAAAAAcaacaaatattttattggaCGAGAAATGGATGGCAAAGGTTTCCGATTTTGGGTTGTCAAAAGTCGGACCAATGAACATGTCCAAAGCACACATAAGTACAGTAGTTAAAGGTAGCTTTGGTTACCTTGACCCAGAGTACTACCGTCGACAACAGCTAACTGAAAAATCGGATGTATATTCATTTGGAGTAGTTCTCTGCGAAGTACTTTGCGCTCGTCCCCCATTGATGCGGGTTGCAGACAAGAAGCAAACACACATCGCAGGGTGGGTCCAGCGGTGTGCCCAGAACAACACAATCGCTCAAATTATTGATCCGAACATCAAGAACGAGATCTCACCAGAATGCATGAGAAAGTTTGTAGAGATCGCAGTGAGTTGCATCCAAGATGAGGGAATAAGGCGACCGTCGATGAATGATGTAGTTTGGAGTTTGGAGTTTGCATTGCAGCTACAAGATGCATCAAAGAAGAATGGAGGTGAAGATGGCGTAAAGGGAGTTGGTGGTGAATGTGGAAGGGATGAGGAGAGAGAAATGGAGAAGGAGGAGGAAGAGTCTATATTCTCCAGTAGTGTTGATAGGAAATCGGTGGGGAGCAGTGATATGACGACCCTAAATAGTGAAGAATCAGGAAAAGGAATGTCAAGAACGGTGTTTTCAGAGACTTTGGAACCCACTGCACGATGA
- the LOC103502431 gene encoding receptor-like protein kinase FERONIA — MFILSISKTPILQFHVQSLSSLMAKYRSTATTFLFAFFHLYILALSVSGDSPASYKPIDDILLNCGTSETLSVFGQNRPWTGDVQSKFFPSDFHQNRASVTLQANTQSSSLNVVPYSTARLSHSNFTYSFPVSSGPKFIRLYFYSAFYSNFDRYKAVFSVKTTSMHTLLSNFNVSVNADASDLNSPTITREFCVYTDGNDQMLNITFSPKNQDSYAFINGIEIVSMPLDLYYIPRLKLVDQNNQFIQVGNNTSLEMVYRMNIGGSFIPSGEDTGMFRTWVEESNYMNDYVTDARPANLSILLNFIEIPPYMAPENVYRTARTMGPNSTLNKNYNLTWEYPVDPGFYYMIRLHFCEFQAEITAAADRVFLIYIKDAMAEESFDVFQKARGKGNPIYEDYGVFVTNSNQKKVNLSVKLRPNPNDNLTRFSNVILNGVEIFKLNDTNGNLGGQNPDPPPTQSLLPSIPQMNNDSSNTKIVAIVIPVVIGGVVAILALGLLFFRRRKTFMDQASSDGTSWWAPFSTSTNKSSKTRNSNLPSDLCRYFSLGEIKAATKNFDDVFIIGVGGFGNVYKGYIDDGATQVAVKRLKPGSKQGAHEFKTEIEMLSQLRHLHLVSLIGYCNDGNEMILVYEYMSHGTLRSHLYGNDEQPLTWNQRLQICVGAAKGLHYLHTGANHTIIHRDVKTTNILLDEKWIAKVSDFGLSKIGPANMSNNTHISTVVKGSFGYLDPEYYRRQQLTEKSDVYSFGVVLCEILCARPPLVHSADKKEVYLAEWVRQCHRNNTVAQTIDKNIRNEISPECLRKFIEIAVSCVEDVGVKRPSMNDVVWGLEFALQLQEASKKKVDEDDVGSGKRDSSEERWWLDETLFSSTGSGRRDSELGVSSYVTTSNSDDSSCTHTKGMSGTVFSEIKDPAGR; from the coding sequence ATGTTTATTCTTTCCATCTCTAAAACCCCCATTCTTCAATTTCATGTACAATCTCTATCCTCTCTAATGGCGAAGTACCGTTCAACTGCAACAACCTTCCTATTCGCTTTCTTCCACCTCTATATCCTTGCCCTCTCTGTTTCCGGCGACTCACCCGCATCCTACAAACCCATCGATGATATTCTTCTTAATTGCGGTACATCTGAAACCTTATCTGTATTTGGGCAAAACCGCCCCTGGACCGGCGACGTCCAATCCAAATTCTTCCCTTCCGATTTCCATCAGAACCGCGCGTCCGTAACTTTACAGGCCAACACGCAATCCTCTTCCCTCAACGTTGTCCCTTACTCAACAGCACGCCTCTCACACTCCAATTTCACCTACTCTTTTCCGGTGAGTTCTGGCCCCAAATTCATTCGCCTTTACTTCTATTCTGCTTTTTACTCAAACTTCGACCGTTACAAAGCTGTTTTCTCTGTCAAAACAACTTCTATGCACACTCTTCTCTCTAACTTCAATGTTTCTGTCAATGCCGACGCTTCTGATCTTAATTCCCCGACGATTACTCGCGAGTTTTGTGTTTATACAGACGGAAACGATCAAATGCTTAACATTACATTCTCTCCAAAAAATCAAGACTCTTATGCTTTCATCAACGGAATCGAAATTGTATCCATGCCGTTGGATCTTTATTATATTCCGAGGTTGAAGCTGGTTGATCAGAATAACCAGTTCATCCAAGTTGGTAACAATACATCCCTTGAGATGGTATATAGAATGAATATTGGTGGAAGCTTCATCCCCTCTGGTGAAGACACGGGAATGTTTCGAACTTGGGTAGAGGAAAGTAATTACATGAATGATTACGTAACTGATGCTCGACCTGCGAACTTATCTATCCTACTCAATTTTATTGAAATACCGCCGTACATGGCGCCAGAAAATGTGTATCGCACGGCTCGAACCATGGGTCCGAATTCCACGCTTAATAAAAACTACAACCTTACATGGGAGTACCCTGTAGATCCTGGATTCTATTACATGATTCGTCTTCATTTCTGCGAGTTTCAGGCTGAGATCACTGCTGCTGCTGATAGAGTGTTCTTGATTTATATTAAAGACGCTATGGCCGAGGAAAGTTTCGATGTATTTCAAAAGGCTAGAGGAAAAGGTAATCCTATTTATGAAGACTATGGTGTTTTTGTTACTAATAGCAATCAGAAGAAAGTGAATCTCTCTGTAAAGCTTCGACCAAATCCAAATGACAATTTGACGAGATTCAGTAATGTGATCTTGAACGGTGTTGAAATCTTTAAATTAAATGATACGAATGGTAATCTTGGTGGTCAAAATCCAGATCCACCTCCCACTCAGTCTCTTCTACCATCCATCCCTCAAATGAATAACGATTCATCAAACACTAAAATTGTGGCAATTGTAATTCCTGTTGTCATTGGAGGTGTGGTGGCAATATTGGCTCTGGGTTTGCTTTTCTTTCGGCGACGAAAAACATTTATGGACCAAGCCTCCAGTGATGGAACTTCGTGGTGGGCTCCGTTTTCCACATCAACTAACAAATCAAGTAAGACTCGCAACTCCAATCTGCCTTCTGATTTATGTCGTTACTTCTCATTGGGGGAGATTAAAGCCGCTACCAAGAATTTTGATGATGTTTTCATCATTGGCGTTGGCGGATTTGGTAACGTGTACAAAGGTTACATTGACGATGGAGCCACTCAAGTGGCAGTTAAGCGGTTGAAACCAGGTTCAAAACAGGGCGCACATGAGTTCAAGACAGAGATCGAGATGCTCTCGCAACTTCGCCATCTCCATCTCGTCTCCTTAATTGGGTATTGTAATGATGGGAATGAAATGATTCTTGTCTATGAATACATGTCTCATGGAACTCTCCGTAGCCACCTATATGGGAATGACGAACAGCCTCTCACATGGAACCAACGCCTCCAAATTTGCGTTGGCGCGGCGAAAGGGTTACACTACCTTCACACAGGAGCTAATCACACAATCATCCACCGCGACGTCAAAACAACTAACATTTTACTTGATGAGAAATGGATTGCAAAAGTTTCGGATTTTGGATTATCGAAAATCGGGCCGGCAAACATGTCCAACAACACTCACATTAGCACCGTTGTCAAAGGTAGTTTCGGATACTTAGACCCAGAGTACTATAGACGACAACAACTAACCGAAAAATCTGATGTATATTCATTCGGGGTAGTTCTTTGTGAAATACTCTGTGCTCGTCCACCACTGGTACACTCCGCAGACAAGAAGGAAGTGTACCTAGCAGAGTGGGTACGACAGTGCCACCGTAATAACACAGTGGCTCAAACTATTGACAAGAACATAAGAAATGAGATATCACCAGAATGCTTGAGAAAGTTCATAGAGATCGCTGTGAGTTGTGTTGAAGACGTTGGCGTAAAGCGGCCATCAATGAACGACGTGGTGTGGGGATTGGAATTTGCATTGCAATTACAAGAGGCATCAAAGAAGAAGGTAGACGAAGATGACGTGGGGAGCGGCAAGAGGGACAGCAGCGAAGAACGGTGGTGGTTGGATGAAACATTGTTTAGTAGTACTGGTAGTGGGAGACGCGACTCGGAGTTGGGGGTGAGCAGTTACGTGACAACGAGCAATAGTGATGATTCGAGCTGTACACATACTAAAGGAATGTCCGGTACTGTTTTTTCTGAGATCAAGGACCCTGCAGGAAGATGA